One part of the Anguilla anguilla isolate fAngAng1 chromosome 11, fAngAng1.pri, whole genome shotgun sequence genome encodes these proteins:
- the slc35a2 gene encoding UDP-galactose translocator, with amino-acid sequence MAASSQGPGKGVGEDKTPARRQSEGNTKLKYISLAVLVVQNASLILSIRYVRTLPGDRFFTTSAVVMAEVLKLLTCLFILLLQRRGNVRDFIGLLYDSIAIQYWDTLKLAVPSLIYTLQNNLQYVAISNLPAATFQVTYQLKILTTALFSVLMLRKSLSRVQWVSLVLLFAGVAIVQVEQEGKQKETTVLNTNQNYAKGLVAVVVSCLSSGFAGVYFERILKGSSASVWLRNVQLGLFGTLLGLLGLWWNDGAAVAQQGFLFGYTPMVWGVIFNQAFGGLLVAVVVKYADNILKGFATSFSIIVSTVTSVYLFGFHVDLLFTLGAGMVIGAVYMYSLPKAAAPSLAASSSSSISSVSSSSSHTRSHLSNGDGDSETDAFLPKFQGKEKGC; translated from the exons ATGGCAGCGAGCAGTCAAGGCCCAGGAAAGGGGGTCGGGGAAGACAAGACACCCGCACGTAGACAGAGTGAAG GTAACACCAAGCTGAAGTACATAAGTCTGGCCGTGCTGGTGGTCCAGAATGCCTCGCTCATCCTCAGCATCCGCTACGTGCGCACGTTGCCCGGCGACCGCTTCTTCACCACGTCGGCGGTCGTCATGGCGGAGGTGCTCAAGCTGCTCACCTGCCTCTTCATCCTTCTGCTCCAGAGGAGAG GGAACGTGAGGGACTTTATTGGACTGCTGTACGATTCCATCGCGATTCAGTACTGGGACACCCTGAAACTGGCTGTCCCGTCGCTCATCTACACGCTGCAGAACAATCTCCAGTACGTGGCCATCTCCAACCTACCGGCTGCCACCTTCCAG GTGACGTACCAGCTGAAGATCCTGACCACGGCCCTGTTCTCCGTGCTCATGCTACGCAAGAGCCTGTCGCGGGTGCAGTGGGTGTCGCTGGTGCTGCTGTTCGCGGGCGTGGCCATCGtgcaggtggagcaggaggGCAAGCAGAAGGAGACCACCGTCCTGAACACCAACCAGAACTACGCCAAGGGcctggtggcggtggtggtgtcCTGCCTGTCGTCCGGCTTTGCGGGTGTGTACTTCGAGCGCATCCTGAAGGGGAGCTCCGCCTCGGTCTGGCTGCGGAACGTGCAGCTGGGCCTCTTCGGCACGCTGCTGGGCCTCCTGGGACTGTGGTGGAACGACGGCGCCGCCGTCGCCCAGCAGGGCTTCCTGTTCGGCTACACGCCCATGGTGTGGGGCGTGATCTTCAACCAGGCCTTCGGCGGCCTgctggtggcggtggtggtcaAGTACGCGGACAACATCCTCAAGGGCTTCGCCACCTCCTTCTCCATCATCGTCTCCACGGTGACGTCCGTCTACCTCTTCGGCTTCCACGTGGACCTGCTGTTCACCCTGGGCGCGGGCATGGTGATCGGGGCCGTCTACATGTACAGTCTGCCCAAAGCGGCGGCGCCCTCCCTcgcggcctcctcctcctcctccatctcctccgtctcctcctcttcctcgcacACACGGAGCCACTTGTCCAACGGTGATGGAGACTCAGAGACGGACGCTTTCCTCCCCAA GTTCCAAGGGAAGGAAAAAGGGTGTTGA